A region of the Mytilus trossulus isolate FHL-02 chromosome 11, PNRI_Mtr1.1.1.hap1, whole genome shotgun sequence genome:
CATCTGTTAACAAAGTATTTACAATGTATCACCTCATTGTAAAGACccgtcgaaattgcatttaattgattagttcaacaacacttaccgttatcttactgatattttttcgttaaataatcaagaattttctctATATACTGCTGACATTTACCcaaaggaacttactttaaataaatcaaatttattcggtaATAGctgtcctttcctggatttagatatttcggttttaaacgggaaactacacactaaaatttacgacaaaagagacgatttttcgttccctattgttaattttccatttttagatggtggtGTTCCTTTGACACCATCTTaaggtgtttatatttcacaacttgttcgctatgccccgtgtctgttgtgacgtttttgattttaacgaacgcaacctatgtattactggtaaattattaaaccagggatatcgttaccataattTACTTAAAACCTctactaaatttttccatagatataaagatttggttttgaagtttggttgtacctgaagaaaacttatttcaaacgggatagcacatcctcatttttacgaaaatgttgttaaccgtgcccggaaatttagaaatgatccatttaaacttgttgctcctttaaataaacttattctaaaaggttatcTTTTCAACACTgcaataagatcattgaatattatttttattggtataaatattgattttgttatcagtagattaaaagctaactaaatattactagcatgttatatacatatacattttcatggatctacaatctgtcgatacctgtaacttggcattgcacaaggttatgttcttctctggctgtttatgacgtctttacactaaatccattgtatgttggatttGTACTAATTgagtgtttagtcttagaggcatgattttttttattagttgttagtggctttgaactagctgtcagataactgcgagtactctcagatctgttcattgtgtctttttgggTCGGGAtgtaagtacccggccacgtccacttttatgttttgtctatctgatgagttaagcctttttcaactgatttttatagttcgttcttatgttgtactgttataccactgtcccaggttaggaggagggttggaatcccgttaacatgtttaaccccgccacattatttattaatgtgcctgtcccaagtcaggagcctgtaattcagtggttgtcgtttgtttatgtgttacatatttgtttttcgttcatatttaaaaacaaaaaccgtaagttttctcgtttgaattgttttacattgttttatcggggccttttaaagttgactatgcggtattggctttgctcattgttgaaggccgtacggtgacctatagttgttaatgttttggtcattttggtcttttgtggatagttgtctcattggcaatcatatcacatcttcttttttatatcaaaagatAGTTATGAAGGACAAATTTCTTTAAAGAACAATACATAAATTCCCATCTTCATTGAATTTTTCCGAATAATCTATAATATCttgaatttgtataatattaaatccaatatattttttacataaccGTTTTTATCACTATGAATAAGTTTATGCAATATTGGTTTAAATCTTTATGCAAGAGAATGTGCTATAAATTTGGTATCTATATTTAATAAGTTAATTGGTTACTTATCTAAATTTAATGGGTCGTTTTTCTagtaaaaaagggacgaaagataccaaagggacagtcaaacccataagtctaaaacaaactgacaacgccatggctaaaaatgaaaaagacaaacagacaaacaatagtacacatgacacaacatagaaaactaaagaataaataacacgaacctcaccaaaaactaggggtgatctcaggtgcttcggaagggtaagcaaatcctgctccacacgtgGCACTGTcctgttgcttatgtgataacacatccggtaaatagtctaattcagtaggtcacattcatgaaagggaaggggggtggattgtagttacgacgtaaggaacatacccgatatcatttgtgaaacggttattccataacggtcaaccaactcgtgatagaGTCCGTAAAATTAACGTAGGGATGATTTCattttcaccatttggaacttttggtttaatagcttccttgtgagcagcaaccctctatcaggaaaatcatgataagaaatgcaaacacgggaatatcgtatcaattgggagatatataccccttATGccggtgctgctggaatgttgcttcttataaatggaaagttcacaattggaaagccgaaatcatctcttttgtcgtaaggttttgttttcaaccgaccctcattgtcaatatctcgatgtaagtcaagatatgaagctgacttaactgtatctgtaatatcctttatctccatttcgatgggatagatgcgttccacatagtcaccaaattttgaattatttagtgaaagaacattatctatatagcggaaagtagagttaaaggatattgctaacttcttatttttcttcctaagttcttgcatgaagtcagcctcttaatgataaagaaacaagaagggaagtagaggggcacaatttgttcccattggaatgccgacagtctgttgaaaaacacgtcccccgaacgtaacaaatatgttgtcaatcaagaaatcaagcatcttgataatatcagtttcagagaattttttgtttgaaccaTAGTGATCCTtaacaaagtatgatttatccctccctaggacaagatacttgtatctacgttggccattccttttttttaagcaaagcaataccaactctttcagtttgtcttttagtttggaatgtgaaatacttgtgtaaagagtagaaaagtcaaatgtttttatactgttacaagatgaaagagagttagattttatatactctaaaagatctttggaatttttaagtatccacatctgattcacgccacctttAGAATAGGTAGTTTCACAATAACTGGTGAGATTTATGTAGTCGAAACGCCCGTCTGatatttgataactataatgttaaactgttacaccactgtcacaGGTAAGAGGAGGGTGTGGATCCCGCTAGCATGTTTAACTCCACCACACTCTGTAtgtgtgtgcctgtcccaagtaaggagcatgtaattcagtgattttcgtttgttgatgtgttgcATTTTTGTTTAACGTTCATATTTAGTACCTAAATTATGCCGTTagtttcctgtttgaattttgttacatttttaattttgaggccttttatagctgaccatgcgcTTGCGTAttggcttttctcattgttgaaggccatatggtgacctatagttgttaatttctgtgtcatttcgtCTCTTGTCGTTTATTGTCTCATGGGgtatcacaccacatcttctttttgtattttaactgatttcaCCACTCATTAAACCAAACATTAAACTGCAGTGACAAGtgtcacatattttttattattattatacagtaACTctgtaaaaagtttttttttattgtctaagCTAATGaccaaacatgtttttttaatattgtcaaaaagTTCCAATAAATCTGTTCGATGTCGTTTGATATTACTGCAGGTTTGTTTTACTGCATGTAATGCACAATAAAGTCGTCAAATTACTATTCCGCTAactattacaataattttatcaatACAATCAATTGTCTCCTTATATTGCAACAATCAAAAAGCAAATAATAGTAGTAATAAAAAAGATCCCCATACAAATCAAGAAAAAACACGTGTCTAATGCAGTGATGGCTTCTTTCCACGTGACTTCTGATTTTTCCAGATCTATTTTCATCACCATATCCTCAGACGATTTTACATTGTTCCGACGCAACCGCAATGCAATAAATCGAAGAATGCTATACACTGGTACACTTTCCTGGTTTGCAACAAGGCCAGCTTCTACTGTCgatatcaaaacaattaaagttcCCATGAGTAgttgtataataatataaattgataCAATTGGTACTGAGTCCGAGGTTTTTGGCAGAGAATCTGAGACGATGGTCAGAAATACAGCAAATGACAACCAGACAGTTATTGTATAGCCTAAACGTTCACCAGTATCCGCAGGAATCTTAAATGTAAAGATGTCTAACAACGCTAACAAAATAATTGGTAGAACGATATTCATTATCGTATACAAAGGTTTTCGTTTAATTACAATTGTGAATTTAACTCTGGATATAAAACCATCTAACTCACTAGTTGCAGACGAGGAAATAATTTCCCACTCACCATGACCATCCAATTCGTCAGAAAGATCTATACCATTACTGCTCTGTATCAACGTAATATCGTCAGATGCGTGACTCCATGACACAAACACCAACTGACATTTTTGTTCATCAAAAGGGAAGTATCTTGAATTCATATCGCATTTAGTCTCAAATACCTGAAAAGGTCTCCACATCATCAAGCCTGAATTGTGGACATAAACTTGAATAAACTTAGACCCTAGTTCTTCCAACTCGTTAAATCCATTTTGCAAGGACACGTCCGGTTTCCAAATATTACCCTGcggtaaatatattttttctactcCATTATAGGAGGCTGGTGTCCATGTCAACAGATCGTCTTGCCATGTTATTACCAGCCATCCTGtcgttgttaatttttgttcaatttcatCAACATCCGTTATTCCATATAGATTAAAGCTGATATCAATCTCCTTTGGTTCCGATTGGTTGGTACTTGGCCGTATCAATGTATTATAGTTGTTAGTTGTAAACAGCTGTGTTAGCAGGCTCTGAACATCTGTATTACTCTGCAATGTAGCTAAAccaaacagagagaaaaataCCCACAGCTGTGTTACTTGCATGTTTCATAGAGCTGACTGTCAAAGTTTGAAATGTAGTTTCAGATTTTATATTCTTAACGTAAGTCCTAAGTCATGAACTTTTTGAAGTTtctaattattatgtttttgttttttaaaggaTAATGGGGATTAAAGATTATAGATTTAAACCGTACATGTTCTAATTTTCAATCGTTATACATCTTGCATAACTTTAAGCTAACTAGTACGTTAAGCAGTCATTGGTCCCCGTTATATGGTCATACTGTACAACAAATCACAACTATCATAACTATTGATTAAGGGAGTTCGACGTTCGTTTTGAATACAGCAAATTTATACCATGACcttatttctataatttttcattaagcaATGTGCAAAAAATAAACGATTATCTACAAAAACGTAATACtagttttgttctttttaaaaactttgtaaTACAATCCTTGCTTTtcctgttttatttgttttaaactagtcattttggggcccttaatagcttgctgttttGTCGTCTGGTTGCTGCATTATAACTCATCtcctttaacttttttttaatgtatccCATTAATCCTATCCCAttagataagaaataaaaagttggtaacaaatacatgaaatattaatCATAAAGAAATTTAACAAATCTGCAAAAGAACAAAAGGAGATagaagttacaaaaaataagCGGGATATACAAAGAGGCAAATAAAAACCGAAAAGAGATCATAAAAGACACGAACTAAAGAACACAAGGCAAACAGTCTGAACAACCTTGCGTACAAAAACTGAAGAATATGTGTTATGAACCAATAAACGATTGATGACTACAAATTAAGTGAccaaaaataaactaagaacAATAAATGAATATGACATCAGTTCCGCGAACGGGAATATATTACGCAAATGTATCTGATTCATGTTaccattgattgattgttgtttgctttacGTATAGTGGCAAATAGATGTAaacatttgttataattaaTAACTGAATGCCtctttttgtaaatctatattgGCGTAAAAGCATTGAtcgtacattttgtatgaatcGTGTTAGCGCTTCGTTTTTACAAATGTGCGCACGGACAACTCTTTACACCCCTCTCGAATTACttaaagaagcattcaatacttataatcaCATTTAATCGCTAGGACCATGCAAACACGAtttctgtcaattttttttttca
Encoded here:
- the LOC134690961 gene encoding neuronal acetylcholine receptor subunit beta-2-like, translating into MQVTQLWVFFSLFGLATLQSNTDVQSLLTQLFTTNNYNTLIRPSTNQSEPKEIDISFNLYGITDVDEIEQKLTTTGWLVITWQDDLLTWTPASYNGVEKIYLPQGNIWKPDVSLQNGFNELEELGSKFIQVYVHNSGLMMWRPFQVFETKCDMNSRYFPFDEQKCQLVFVSWSHASDDITLIQSSNGIDLSDELDGHGEWEIISSSATSELDGFISRVKFTIVIKRKPLYTIMNIVLPIILLALLDIFTFKIPADTGERLGYTITVWLSFAVFLTIVSDSLPKTSDSVPIVSIYIIIQLLMGTLIVLISTVEAGLVANQESVPVYSILRFIALRLRRNNVKSSEDMVMKIDLEKSEVTWKEAITALDTCFFLICMGIFFITTIICFLIVAI